In a genomic window of Magnolia sinica isolate HGM2019 chromosome 16, MsV1, whole genome shotgun sequence:
- the LOC131228851 gene encoding uncharacterized protein LOC131228851 — MAPSSNIFLSRMTIILRNSFTSLSVSRVSTILRNTLKCLFSFVLLRDLILSLLFLYCGLSPTTICLDERTSIGLWAPICPCCRKPSLIRPLSKAFNVYVLDLIFFGDSSFDGDEQSIELQSRCMAEALKKVGLEMYSVCGISYGGFVAYGMAMVHVEEAIEKVVILTVGICATEEEREEMKKRRKGERDIVEILMLERAEDLRALMRRSMYKSPWVPDFVLQDVIRVMYKKHGKERMDMLKELLSRKIEGDGLPVLNQETLIIWGDKDDVFPLSMAHRLKRHLGEKSRLEIIKDVDHAAQLENPRVVNDLIKRFILNSH, encoded by the exons ATGGCTCCCTCCAGCAACATCTTTCTATCCCGCATGACCATCATTTTGCGGAACTCGTTCACCTCCCTCTCCGTATCACGCGTGAGTACCATTCTCCGCAACACCCTCAAATGCCTCTTCAGCTTCGTCCTCTTGCGCGACCTCATACTCTCCCTCCTCTTCCTCTACTGCGGCCTCTCCCCGACCACTATCTGCCTCGACGAACGCACCTCCATTGGTCTTTGGGCCCCCATCTGCCCCTGCTGCCGCAAGCCGAGCCTC ATCCGTCCTCTCTCCAAGGCCTTCAATGTCTATGTCTTGGATCTGATCTTCTTTGGCGATTCCTCTTTCGATGGCGACGAACAGTCTATTGAGTTACAGTCGCGATGTATGGCGGAAGCTCTAAAGAAGGTTGGATTGGAAATGTATTCGGTTTGCGGGATTAGTTATGGTGGTTTTGTGGCATACGGTATGGCGATGGTTCACGTGGAGGAGGCGATTGAGAAGGTTGTGATTTTAACGGTTGGGATCTGCGCAacggaggaagagagagaggaaatgaagaagaggaggaagggtGAGAGGGATATCGTTGAGATTCTGATGCTAGAGAGGGCCGAGGATTTAAGGGCTCTGATGAGGCGATCGATGTATAAGTCGCCGTGGGTCCCAGATTTCGTGCTGCAGGATGTTATCCGG GTGATGTACAAGAAGCATGGGAAGGAGAGAATGGATATGCTGAAGGAATTGCTATCCAGGAAAATAGAAGGAGATGGGCTTCCCGTTCTAAATCAG GAAACTCTCATTATTTGGGGTGATAAGGACGATGTATTCCCATTATCCATGGCCCATCGATTAAAAAG GCATTTGGGAGAAAAATCAAGGCTCGAGATAATCAAGGACGTTGATCATGCGGCTCAGTTGGAGAACCCTCGGGTGGTCAATGATCTGATCAAACGGTTCATATTGAATTCACATTAA